In the Carassius auratus strain Wakin chromosome 50, ASM336829v1, whole genome shotgun sequence genome, one interval contains:
- the LOC113066555 gene encoding sialic acid synthase-like: MSAEFELCPGRKIGGSNPCFIIAEIGQNHQGDIEIAKKMIRMAKDCGADCAKFQKSEIEHRFTKHALERPYTSPHAWGPTYGAHKHHLEFSHQQYRELQQYANDIGIFFTASGMDEMAIEFLHEINVPFFKVASADTNNIPYLEKTAKKGRPMVISSGMQSMETMHCVYQTVKKHNPNFTFLQCTSAYPLPIEHVNLSLIPEFQKVFPDIPIGYSGHETGIHVSVAAVALGAKVLERHVTLDKTWKGSDHAASLEPAELAELVRAIRTVEMAMGSPIKQMLPCEASCHSKLGKSVVARKPLQKGEILTLDMLTVKVAEPQGVRPENIFKLVGKKITENLEKDATITDAMIDG; encoded by the exons ATGTCTGCTGAGTTTGAACTTTGTCCTGGAAGGAAGATAGGGGGTTCCAACCCCTGTTTTATCATCGCTGAAATTGGACAGAACCATCAAGGAGACAtagaaatagccaaaaaaatGATCCGAATGGCCAAG GACTGTGGGGCTGATTGTGCCAAGTTTCAAAAGAGTGAGATCGAACACAGATTCACCAAACATGCTCTGGAGCGTCCCTACACGTCCCCTCACGCCTGGGGGCCGACCTACGGGGCTCACAAGCATCATCTGGAGTTCAGTCACCAGCAGTACAGAGAACTGCAGCAGTACGCCAATGACATCGGCATCTTCTTTACAGCATCAGGGATGGATGAG ATGGCAATTGAATTTCTTCATGAAATCAATGTGCCGTTTTTCAAAGTTGCCTCAGCAGACACCAACAACATCCCTTACCTGGAGAAAACGGCCAAAAAAG GTCGTCCCATGGTGATATCTAGTGGAATGCAGTCGATGGAGACCATGCACTGTGTTTACCAAACCGTTAAGAAGCACAATCCCAATTTCACTTTCTTGCAGTGCACCAGCGCTTATCCACTGCCGATAGAGCACGTCAACCTCAGTCTGATCCCT GAGTTCCAGAAGGTGTTTCCGGACATTCCCATTGGATACTCTGGACATGAGACGGGCATCCATGTGTCTGTGGCTGCTGTGGCACTCGGGGCGAAGGTCCTGGAGCGTCATGTGACCCTGGATAAGACCTGGAAAGGCAGTGACCACGCAGCTTCACTGGAGCCGGCTGAGCTGGCGGAGCTGGTGAGAGCCATCAGGACGGTTGAGATGGCAATGGGCTCGCCAATCAAACAGATGCTGCCCTGTGAGGCTTCCTGTCACAGCAAG TTGGGTAAGTCGGTAGTGGCCCGGAAACCCTTGCAGAAGGGCGAGATATTAACTCTCGACATGCTGACAGTAAAAGTGGCCGAACCGCAGGGTGTGAGACCAGAGAACATCTTCAAGCTGGTTGGCAAGAAAATCACAGAGAACCTGGAAAAAGATGCCACCATCACTGATGCCATGATAGATGGCTGA